The genomic stretch AATCCATATGACATGGGTAAATGGGTAGCTAACTCAATAATGGAATTAGGAAAAATGTAGAAAACAAGAAATAGTGATGCAATTATATACTTAGTATATATAAAACAGATGTTGAAAAAGTTATTGCAATAAGATTTTAATATCAGAATGATTATAAAAATATTTACTACTAAATGTTTGCTATTAGGTAAAAACTGGATATACACTCAAAGGAGTATTAGCAATATGGTAAATATAACAGGTAGCCTTTTTCAATCTTATTTAATTTGCAAAAGGCAAGTATGGTTAATGGCACATAAAATAGTTCCAGATCAAGAACATCCTCTTATTGAATTAGGAAGAATTATTGATCAAGAATCTTACAAAAGAGATAAAAAGAATATCTTTTTTGAAGGCGTTACCATTGATATGGTAAAAAAACAGGAAGGAACATTTATAATATGTGAAATAAAAAAAAGCTCAAAAGCCTTAGACGCAGCAAAATTACAGCTTGAGTTTTACCTTTATAGGCTTTTGCAAAAAGGAATTGATGTAAAGGGTGAAATCCTTGTTCCAGAAGAAAAGAAGAGAACACTGGTTGAACTAAATGGAGAAAATATATTAAAAATTGAAGATATTATAAAGGATATAGAAAAAATAACTACATTAGAAAAACCACCAGAACTTGCGAAAAATAAATATTGCAAAAATTGTGGATATAAGGAGTTTTGCTGGTCATGAAAAATACTATTTATATCTTTTCTGATGGAGAGCTTAAAAGAAAAGATAATACAATATTTTTTGAAAACGAAAACGGAAAGAAATTTATTCCGGTAGAAAATACAAGTGAAATTATGATTTTTGGAGAGGTTACATTAAATAAAAGATTTTTAGAATTTTTAACTCAAAGTGAAATAATTTTGCATTTTTTTAATAGATATGAATACTATGTCGGTTCTTATTATCCTCGTGAGCATCTAAACTCTGGATATGTAATATTAAAACAAGCCGAACATTATAATGACCAAAATAAAAGACTTTTTTTGGCTCAAAAGTTTATTGAAGGGTCATACAAAAATATGATTGTAGTATTAAAATATTACAACAATAGAGGTACTGATCTAAACAAAATTATATTAAGTATAGAAGAACTTTCAAAGAAAATTTATGATACAAAAAGTATTTCAGAACTAATGGCATATGAAGGTAATATCAGAGATATATACTATTTAGCATTTGATAACATTATTGGTATAGAAGAATTTAATTTTCAAAGAAGAACAAAAAGACCGCCATTAAATTATCTTAATACATTAATAAGTTTTGGGAATTCGCTTATTTATACAACTGTTTTAAGTGAGATTTATAAAACGCATCTTGATCCAAGAATTGGATATCTGCACTCAACCAATTTCAGAAGTTTTACTTTAAATCTTGATATTGCTGAAATTTTTAAGCCTATTATTGTCGATAGGATAATATTTTCACTCTTAGGTAGGAAAAAGATTTCAACTGATGATTTTGAAAATAATCTTGAGGGTATTATTTTAAAGGAAAAAGGTATGAAAACTTTTGTTGAAGAATTTCAAAGCAAATTAGAAACAGTAATAAATCATCCCCATATAGGGAAATCTGCAACATACAGGACAATTATTAGAATGGAGGCATATAAAATTGAAAAGCATATAATTGGTGATGAAGAATATAACCCATTTATAAGTCAATGGTAGAGAGGTTTAATATGTTTGTGATATTTGTCTATGATGTAAATCAAAAAAGGGTAAATAAAGTCCTAAAAACTGCCAGAAAGTATTTGAATTGGGTTCAAAATTCGGTGCTTGAAGGCGAAATTACTGAAGGTAATTTTAAAAAACTTAAAATTGAATTAAAAAGGATAATAAAAGAAGATGAAGATTCTTTAATATTTTATACATTTGAGTCACTTAAATATTCAAGCCGAGAGATTATTGGATTAAAAAAAGGTGGAGAGGAATTAATATTGTAAGAATTGAGCCAATGGGGACGGTTCTGATTGGCTTCTCATTTCCGAAACAAACAGCGAAAGTCTGGTTTGGCCAATCTACCATCTACCGAACATATGTAATTATGATTAGTTTACTGTGGATATACAAAAATATATCAATAGGTCCAATATTCTATAGTTTTATTTTTTAATATTAAAAAAGCAAAA from Caldicellulosiruptoraceae bacterium PP1 encodes the following:
- the cas4 gene encoding CRISPR-associated protein Cas4, translating into MVNITGSLFQSYLICKRQVWLMAHKIVPDQEHPLIELGRIIDQESYKRDKKNIFFEGVTIDMVKKQEGTFIICEIKKSSKALDAAKLQLEFYLYRLLQKGIDVKGEILVPEEKKRTLVELNGENILKIEDIIKDIEKITTLEKPPELAKNKYCKNCGYKEFCWS
- the cas1b gene encoding type I-B CRISPR-associated endonuclease Cas1b: MKNTIYIFSDGELKRKDNTIFFENENGKKFIPVENTSEIMIFGEVTLNKRFLEFLTQSEIILHFFNRYEYYVGSYYPREHLNSGYVILKQAEHYNDQNKRLFLAQKFIEGSYKNMIVVLKYYNNRGTDLNKIILSIEELSKKIYDTKSISELMAYEGNIRDIYYLAFDNIIGIEEFNFQRRTKRPPLNYLNTLISFGNSLIYTTVLSEIYKTHLDPRIGYLHSTNFRSFTLNLDIAEIFKPIIVDRIIFSLLGRKKISTDDFENNLEGIILKEKGMKTFVEEFQSKLETVINHPHIGKSATYRTIIRMEAYKIEKHIIGDEEYNPFISQW
- the cas2 gene encoding CRISPR-associated endonuclease Cas2, with product MFVIFVYDVNQKRVNKVLKTARKYLNWVQNSVLEGEITEGNFKKLKIELKRIIKEDEDSLIFYTFESLKYSSREIIGLKKGGEELIL